The Sandaracinobacteroides saxicola nucleotide sequence GACATCATGATCGCACTCAAGACCTGCGCCGGAAATTCCCGGTATCTGCTGCCTTCCCGGTACGATGCGGATGCGCCGATGTCGCGGGCGACCTTCAACCGGGTCACTTACGGTGTCGTCGAACAGGCCAAGAAGGAGGGGCTGCCGCTGGAGCCGTTCACCGTGCATGACCTACGCCGCACGGGCTCGACGCTGCTCAATGAGCTGGGCTTCAACCGCGACTGGATCGAAAAGTGCCTGGCGCACGAGGACGGGCGTTCATCACGCGGCGTCTACAACAAGGCCGAATACGAGGTTCAGCGTCGCCACATGATGCAGGAATGGGCCGACACCGTCGATGCCTGGGTCGAGGGGCGGAAGTATGTTCCGACGCTGCTTCCGACAGTCATGCCGTCTATCACGCTCGATCCTGCCCTTTGACTGGGCGGGACTTGCGCTTGGTGACGTCGGGATGCTGTGCGCGAGGGATTGGCTTCGCGCGCCGCGCCAGCAACCAGGCGTGGACCTCGGCGAGATCCCAGACGATGCAGCGCGGTGACAGCGCGAAGCGGCGTGGGAATTCGCCGCGCTGCTCCATCTCGTAAATCGTGCTGTCGGCCAGAGGCACTATCTCGCGCAGCTGGTGCCGCCGGATGGTCTTCCTGATTTCCAAAGGATCGTTTTGGCCCATTCTCAATCTCCTTCGCGGCTGTCGCTGGCGATTGAGAACGATAGGTGCCGATCCTGGAAGACTCTTCCGAGTGTCGTGCGGCAATTTCGGGCTCTCGCGTAGAAATCGGCGGCTTATGATGCCGCCGAGTGCCCGTGACAAGCCGCAATCATACTGCCTAGCGCTGACGTAGCATCGCGAACAGTATGGCGAGCGTCTTCTCGTGACGACAGTTCAAGCGAGAGCCGCTGCCGCAGCAGTAGAAACTTGTAATCTAGTACGGACGGTTTTGGGCCGCACACGAAACGACCAGGGTAAATGGCCGCGTCAATGAAATTCAGGAATGGCAATAGACGTGCCCCGCCAGCCATTCTCCTCGGTTGGCTGGTAGTCCGACGCGAAACTTAAACCGAAAGGACTTTGGTGAGCGCGTCAGTTGCGCTCACCATTTCCTCTTCGTTGAGACTGGCGAATCCGAGTCGGAGACCGACTTCGTGATCGCCACCGAATGCGCAGTCGAAGCTGGATATGAACTGCACCGAGGCCTCGGCAGAGCGAAGCGCCAGCGTCTCGCGGGTGACAGGATCGAGGAGCCGAAGCCAGATCGACAGGCCCCCAGCCGGAAGAGTGAACGTCGCGACGGCATGGAGCCGTTCCGCCAGTAGGGCGGCGAAGCTGTCGCGGCGCGCTTGGTACACCCCATGCATCCGTCTGACATGGCGGCGCAGCACGCCCGTCTCGATCAGCTCGACGATCGCGAGTTCGACGACTGGGTCGCCCTGTCGGTCAAGGCAGCCGATCCGCCGACCGACGCGCTCGACCAGCCAGGGCGCGGCAGAGACATAGCCTGCACGCAGGCTCGGACTAAGCACTTTCGAGAACGAGCCGATGTAGACGATCTGCCCGCCCGGATCGTTGCTGGCGAGGGGAAACATCGGCTGATGTTCAAAATGAAACTCGTGATCGTAGTCGTCCTCGACAATCGCAAAATCGAACTGCGCCGCTAGCGCCCTCAGGCGCAGACGTGCAGGTGGTCGCATCATCACCGTCGTCGGAAACTGGTGATGCGGGGTCACGTAGATCGCCCGCGGGGGCCTCCTACGACAGAGCTGTTCGAGCCCGTCGAGATCAAGTCCGTCTTTATCGATTCGAACGAATAGAGGTTTGGCGCCTGCCATTCGAAAAGCCTCCACCGCGGGCGGATAAGTCAGCTCCTCGAAAACGACTAGGTCATCTGTCGAAACGAGCGCGCCGGCGACCGCGTGCAGCGCCATCTGGCTGCCGCGCGTCAGGCAAATGTTCTCGGAAGTGGTGCTAAGACCCCGTTCGAGGTTGAGCATGCGAGAGACGGCGTCGCGCAATTCGAGCGAACCTCGTGGGTCGCCATAGGAAAAGAGCCGCTTGCGGCCGACTGAGCGCGCCGCCGAAGCGTAGGCCCTGGCGATCTCGTCGGCGGGTATCAGTCGCTGATCCGGCAAACCGTCATCGAAGCGGTGCTTGGCCGAAGGTGGCCACAACAATGGCGGGCCTAGCTTGGAGTTGTCGGGAAGGTTGAATGCCGGTGTATCCGTCGCGGGCGCTGCAAGCCCGTCGTCGCCTACGAAAGCATCCGATACGAACGTCCCGCGCCGCGGATGGCTCTCAGCCCAGCCTTGCGCGACGAGCTCGTCGAAGGCGCTGATCACCGTCTTGCGGCTGACCTTCAGTTGCTCAGCGAGTTCGCGTGTGCCGGGGAGCGCGTCTCCGGCCTTAAGCCTGCCGCGCTGGATCTCTTCGATCACGGCATGTGCGATCCTGAGCGACATGGAGCCACTCTTGCCTTCCCGCACAACCAATCCGGCGATCCAAGGCCGTAGCAAGCTGGACTCCTCGTCGCATAAAAACTGGATGACGACTGATACCTCCGAGCTTCGCAAATATACAGACTGAGTTTCGACGTTGCTTTTGTTGGACCTGAGGAACGCCTGGGAAACCATTCTTCGACATCCAAAGGAGGACCACATGTCAGCTTACCGTAAACCGCTTCGCTATGGCCATCTCGCGCTCACGCTCGCGCTCGGCATCTTCGTCTATTCGTCGTCAATGCGTGAAACGGCGTGGTTCGTTGATGTCATTCAACTGGTCGCGTTTCCGCTCTCGGCCTTCACGGGATTGGGAATGTGGTTGGCTCCGCGGCTCTTCCTGCACGCCGGTTCGCAGCAGGCCGCAGTTCCGGCAAGGAGGGCATCATGAGCGCGACCGAAAAGCTGCGTGGCAAGAAAGTCGTCATTTTCAACGGGGCCGAAGAGGATGGCCCCGTGCACGAGTTGGCGCAGACCTGCGAAAGTCAAGCGCTGGATCGGGAGGCGTCCGTCCGGATTTTCCACCTTCGTCACATGAGCGTCGCGCCGTGCCTCGGCGAGTTCGACTGCTGGGTCCGAACGCCGGGGCGCTGCCGCATTCCCGATGAAGGCCAAGAAATCGCCAAGGCAAGTCATGACGCCGATGTCGTCGTGCGCGTGACGCCCGTCGTGTTCGGCGGCTACGGCGCGACCATCAAGACGGCGATGGATCGACATTTGCCACTGATCTTGCCGTTTTTCCGGCAGACCAGCGACTTTACGCATCATCAGCTCCGTTACGGCTACGGACCACATCTTGTCACGCTGGGTGTCGACTCCACGCCGACACTTGAACGCCGACGCCTTTTTCGGGCTCTGGCGGAATCGAATGCCGTCAACAAGGGCTGTCCAACCTGGGCCGCCGATATCTTTGGCAGAGACCTCGCCGGTGCGGCTGCGACCTTAGACCTCGCCTTCGAATCTGGAGCGCAAGCAGGCGACGCGGCCGGATCGCGGGAGAACGCGCGCGCCGAGCTGGTTGATGCGATCCAGGCCGACGCAACCCATTGTGGGACCACGGCGCGGCCGAAAGTCGCCATCTTGATGGGTAGTCCGCGTCTAACCGGTGTTAGCACCTCGCGTTCGATCGCCGCCTACCTCTCGGAGCGCTTTGCCCACCACAACGTGACGACCGAACTCATTCCAGCGTCGCAGTTCATGCGTGGACCGGCAGCCGCCGATGCCGCAGCAGTGCGTTTGGCTGGTGCCGATGTGCTCTTTGTCATCGCGCCCATGTATGTCGACGCTTTGCCCGGACCCGTCATCGCCGCGATGCGCGCGATCGCAGCGATCCGTCAAGACCGTCCTAGACCCGGCTGCGTTGCGGCAATCATCAATTGTGGCTTCCCGGAGCCAGAACAGACCCGCTATGCCTTCGCGCTCGTTAAGGCATTCGCTCACGAGGCGGGATACGGATATGCTGGAGGCCTGCCGGTTGCCGGTGGCGAGGCGATTGCCGGCACGCCGCTTGCGGCGCGCGGACCGGTCACAAGTCATATTCGCGCAGCGATTGACCAGGCAGCGGCGCACCTTTCGGTCGGCCGCGCCATCCCGCATGCTGTCAGCAACGCGATTGCCGGACGCTCTACAATGCCGCCTGCGCTCTATCACATCGCCGGGACCGCCGGCTGGTATGCCAAGGGCTTGTCCAATCATGTCGCGCCATGGGCGATGCGGCAGGCGCCGCTCGACGGTGTCAGCGAAGCGCAGTGGGCCAAGATGGCGCTGGCGGGTTCGACTCGGGCGCGGCCGCTCCGTGTGATCGGAAAGCAACTGGAGACGCCCGATGCAACGACGATCCTGTTCGAGGACCCGGCCCATGATCCACTCATCTTCGAAGCCGGCCAGCACGTAACGCTCGAGGCTATAATCGATGGCGAACGCGTCCGCCGTGCATATTCCATCGCAACGATCCCCCGCGACCGCGCGATCGCGATTACCGTGAAACGGGTGTCAGGCGGGACAATGTCGAACTGGCTGCATGATCACCTCGACGTCGGCGATCTCGTCCGGAGCTACGGCCCTTCGGGCAGCTTCATTGCAGGACCCGCGCCCGCGGCAGGTCGACGTCTGCTGCTCATCGCCGGCGGTGCGGGGATAGTTCCCCTTCAGGCTATCGCG carries:
- a CDS encoding NAD(P)H-dependent oxidoreductase produces the protein MSATEKLRGKKVVIFNGAEEDGPVHELAQTCESQALDREASVRIFHLRHMSVAPCLGEFDCWVRTPGRCRIPDEGQEIAKASHDADVVVRVTPVVFGGYGATIKTAMDRHLPLILPFFRQTSDFTHHQLRYGYGPHLVTLGVDSTPTLERRRLFRALAESNAVNKGCPTWAADIFGRDLAGAAATLDLAFESGAQAGDAAGSRENARAELVDAIQADATHCGTTARPKVAILMGSPRLTGVSTSRSIAAYLSERFAHHNVTTELIPASQFMRGPAAADAAAVRLAGADVLFVIAPMYVDALPGPVIAAMRAIAAIRQDRPRPGCVAAIINCGFPEPEQTRYAFALVKAFAHEAGYGYAGGLPVAGGEAIAGTPLAARGPVTSHIRAAIDQAAAHLSVGRAIPHAVSNAIAGRSTMPPALYHIAGTAGWYAKGLSNHVAPWAMRQAPLDGVSEAQWAKMALAGSTRARPLRVIGKQLETPDATTILFEDPAHDPLIFEAGQHVTLEAIIDGERVRRAYSIATIPRDRAIAITVKRVSGGTMSNWLHDHLDVGDLVRSYGPSGSFIAGPAPAAGRRLLLIAGGAGIVPLQAIARQVLGEEAAAQITLIYGAHSPQHMIGRESLMQLADIHESQLRLHLVFENDVDGAANARLDAAGLKPLLDGLDLAHFDRAMVCGPDGMRVAVRAALAQRGLSAERVVEESFVSPRAACVSDHEEVVTLHSRDGDRTFSVKPTKTLLEAALDAGEDLPFSCMAGGCGACQVRIVDGLANVRLDEPNETDPAEVGRGIVPACICRVSGPISFAVAGPDAARPMERRRKQESL
- a CDS encoding aminotransferase-like domain-containing protein, which translates into the protein MSLRIAHAVIEEIQRGRLKAGDALPGTRELAEQLKVSRKTVISAFDELVAQGWAESHPRRGTFVSDAFVGDDGLAAPATDTPAFNLPDNSKLGPPLLWPPSAKHRFDDGLPDQRLIPADEIARAYASAARSVGRKRLFSYGDPRGSLELRDAVSRMLNLERGLSTTSENICLTRGSQMALHAVAGALVSTDDLVVFEELTYPPAVEAFRMAGAKPLFVRIDKDGLDLDGLEQLCRRRPPRAIYVTPHHQFPTTVMMRPPARLRLRALAAQFDFAIVEDDYDHEFHFEHQPMFPLASNDPGGQIVYIGSFSKVLSPSLRAGYVSAAPWLVERVGRRIGCLDRQGDPVVELAIVELIETGVLRRHVRRMHGVYQARRDSFAALLAERLHAVATFTLPAGGLSIWLRLLDPVTRETLALRSAEASVQFISSFDCAFGGDHEVGLRLGFASLNEEEMVSATDALTKVLSV
- a CDS encoding helix-turn-helix transcriptional regulator — protein: MGQNDPLEIRKTIRRHQLREIVPLADSTIYEMEQRGEFPRRFALSPRCIVWDLAEVHAWLLARRAKPIPRAQHPDVTKRKSRPVKGQDRA